In Pochonia chlamydosporia 170 chromosome Unknown PCv3seq00009, whole genome shotgun sequence, a genomic segment contains:
- a CDS encoding ankyrin repeat-containing protein (similar to Colletotrichum gloeosporioides Nara gc5 XP_007277583.1), with protein MRLINVKTLQLEEFTASLPPPYIALSHTWGTDELTLHEFTGAIPPIKTSGLQKVLDFCEAVKSRATSAIEYVWVDTCCIDKRSSAELSEAINSMFHWYRESKCCYALLSDVEYNTAADEVGGDFDKARWFKRGFTLQELLAPDEVDFFDKSWRYIGNRTALAERISKATTIPTNMLLNGQYERASIAQRISWAAKRQTTRPEDVAYCLLGLFDVNMPLLYGEGNKAFIRLQEEILKGSEDQSIFAWDASKWVCSTGSVGVLAPSPAYFEDSGNISALSLPMGGDPFISSKGISITLSLQGTDPKCSDVAILSCLFDGDLGSRVGIPVWRFTSNKALCIRKNVKLERVQVFAPSTLAAAKDRITFDRGYRFVYLLSSGPRCLIRYEPDASSHWEWKGYNSDDLDMAWTHARDTQSLTLEAPRSSIWNCNTISVTHVFEYNTEPLGRIKVNNKRCFGLRLWLKACFVNSRVELIDLTSSARRKKYTIRQEDLRTPTECASNRALVNSRNNVNDVIQMTSKGSSASLNLGIMRLTASVQNTYAYGTPMLLVRLQESRRVKE; from the coding sequence ATGCGTCTCATTAATGTGAAGACATTGCAACTCGAAGAGTTCACGGCGTCACTGCCGCCACCTTACATTGCACTCTCTCATACTTGGGGCACCGATGAATTAACCTTGCACGAGTTTACGGGCGCCATTCCGCCCATTAAAACTTCGGGATTGCAGAAGGTATTGGACTTTTgtgaagctgtcaagtccAGGGCGACATCGGCAATCGAATACGTCTGGGTTGATACCTGCTGCATCGACAAGAGGAGTAGTGCCGAACTCTCAGAGGCTATCAACTCCATGTTTCACTGGTATCGTGAATCAAAATGCTGCTATGCTCTTTTAAGTGATGTGGAATATAATACCGCAGCGGATGAGGTTGGTGGtgactttgacaaggcaaGGTGGTTCAAAAGAGGCTTTACGCTGCAAGAACTTCTGGCGCCGGACGAGGTTGACTTCTTCGACAAAAGTTGGAGATATATCGGCAATAGAACCGCTCTAGCAGAGCGAATCTCAAAAGCGACCACCATTCCAACAAACATGCTCCTAAACGGTCAGTATGAGCGGGCGAGTATAGCACAGAGGATCTCGTGGGCGGCGAAGAGACAGACAACTCGGCCAGAAGACGTAGCCTACTGCCTACTGGGCTTATTCGATGTCAACATGCCGCTCCTTTATGGGGAAGGGAACAAAGCATTTATAAGGCTCCAAGAAGAGATATTAAAGGGGTCCGAAGACCAGTCAATTTTTGCCTGGGATGCCTCGAAATGGGTCTGTTCGACAGGAAGCGTTGGCGTCCTGGCACCTTCGCCTGCTTATTTTGAAGACAGTGGCAATATATCAGCACTTTCACTTCCTATGGGTGGCGACCCTTTTATTTCCAGCAAAGGCATCAGCATCACGCTGTCGCTTCAGGGAACAGACCCAAAATGCTCCGACGTGGCTATCCTCTCATGTCTTTTTGACGGCGACTTGGGCTCCCGAGTAGGGATTCCCGTATGGCGATTTACTTCCAACAAAGCGCTCTGTATCCGGAAAAACGTAAAGTTGGAACGGGTCCAGGTCTTTGCGCCAAGCACGTTGGCCGCTGCCAAGGACCGGATCACTTTCGACAGAGGGTATAGATTCGTTTATCTATTGTCCAGTGGCCCTCGTTGCTTGATCCGTTATGAACCGGATGCATCGTCCCACTGGGAATGGAAAGGATACAACTCGGATGATCTGGATATGGCATGGACTCACGCTAGGGATACTCAGTCGTTGACTCTGGAGGCACCTCGGAGTTCTATATGGAACTGCAACACAATCTCCGTTACCCATGTATTCGAGTATAACACAGAACCTTTGGGGAGGATAAAGGTTAACAATAAGAGGTGTTTTGGTCTCAGGCTGTGGTTGAAAGCATGTTTTGTTAACAGTCGTGTGGAACTAATCGATCTTACATCTTCTGCACGGCGGAAGAAATATACCATCAGGCAAGAGGATCTTCGGACGCCGACTGAATGCGCAAGTAACAGAGCCCTGGTCAATTCCAGGAATAATGTAAATGATGTTATACAGATGACAAGCAAGGGGAGCAGTGCGAGTCTCAATTTAGGTATCATGAGACTTACTGCGAGCGTCCAGAATACGTATGCTTACGGAACTCCGATGCTCTTGGTGAGATTGCAGGAAAGCCGAAGAGTGAAAGAATAG
- a CDS encoding hydrophobic surface binding protein A domain-containing protein, translating into MKVTTSITLLGVASLTHGYVVPRDLKTVVDVFTSVQTSIDGLDTVVKAWSSDLAPLLDASNKLISSITTGTNTVSGSTPLTLIETIRIIKPVQSLEAHAQTLVDDLKGKKQQIEQGGLCGVVGQQIDTINTDSQALTKATISKVPPVAQDVATQVAQGILDVLADAKNSFSEQNCKGSA; encoded by the coding sequence ATGAAGGTTACCACTTCCATCACCTTGCTCGGAGTTGCCTCCCTGACGCATGGCTATGTCGTGCCGCGCGATCTCAAGACAGTTGTAGATGTCTTCACCTCAGTCCAGACCAGCATCGACGGCCTTGATACTGTTGTCAAGGCTTGGTCTTCTGATCTTGCTCCGCTTCTGGATGCTTCCAACAAGCTCATttcctccatcaccaccggTACCAACACGGTCTCGGGGTCTACACCTTTGACGCTCATTGAGACCATCAGAATCATCAAACCGGTTCAATCACTCGAGGCACATGCACAAACCCTTGTTGACGAtctcaagggcaagaagcagcagatcGAACAAGGTGGACTCTGCGGAGTGGTCGGACAGCAGATTGACACCATCAATACGGATAGTCAAGCTCTTACCAAGGCGACCATTTCCAAGGTCCCGCCAGTCGCTCAAGATGTTGCAACTCAGGTTGCACAGGGAATTCTTGATGTTCTTGCGGATGCTAAGAACTCGTTTTCTGAACAGAACTGCAAGGGGAGTGCATAG
- a CDS encoding FAD linked oxidase (similar to Metarhizium robertsii ARSEF 23 XP_007823988.1), giving the protein MGLIAKAAFSSLIGTTGLAAYLAAKNPVISPIAASDAIWSSKLFKRYNPSANPATQDVCIKRIPLDKIRPELLKNPGDLALEYCRGVWAGFEIQRRYLQWKYYGPETNTQLWTKQQLSESKYEKGTCIVDHFEVVEKTPTAITVRCGDSPRNQALRGSDGLFIIGAVVDHTRGEVELTLKSLLFSSQGKVLGVKGPMPSWMEELHQWYARIWSETGSRILLK; this is encoded by the exons ATGGGTCTCATTGCCAAAGCCGCCTTCTCATCCCTCATCGGGACAACGGGTCTCGCAGCTTATTTGGCTGCCAAAAATCCCGTCATCTCGCCCATTGCGGCATCGGATGCCATCTGGAGCTCGAAACTGTTCAAGAGGTACAATCCATCGGCAAACCCAGCAACCCAGGATGTATGCATCAAGCGCATACCTCTCGACAAGATCCGACCTGAGCTTCTTAAGAACCCCGGCGATCTTGCGTTAGAATACTGTCGCGGCGTTTGGGCCG GCTTCGAAATTCAGCGTCGCTACCTTCAGTGGAAATACTACGGCCCTGAAACGAATACGCAACTATGGACCAAGCAACAGCTATCGGAGAGCAAGTATGAAAAGGGCACATGCATTGTCGATCACTTCGAAGTCGTGGAAAAGACTCCCACGGCGATCACGGTGCGGTGCGGTGACTCTCCTCGCAACCAGGCTTTACGTGGAAGTGATGGCCTATTCATCATTGGCGCTGTTGTGGATCATACACGTGGCGAAGTTGAGCTTACGCTGAAGAGTTTACTATTCTCAAGTCAAGGCAAGGTATTGGGAGTGAAGGGACCAATGCCATCCTGGATGGAAGAGCTGCATCAGTGGTACGCGCGTATCTGGTCTGAGACTGGGTCACGGATATTGTTGAAATAG
- a CDS encoding hydrophobic surface binding protein A domain-containing protein: MMLLKSIVPVALFAATAVADVTSINNALLTVTKDLIALNSTLANFSGDLFAAIPILGASLTLENAIKAGTKTANASQPLNFDDTLIIAQSTADLAEDATSCINTLISVKPKFDKLLVVTPITLGITKDLRKLTAAFATAIIAKVPANFQEVAKQLVQGIDDDFARGIKAYGGK; this comes from the coding sequence ATGATGCTCCTCAAGTCAATTGTGCCTGTCGCTTTATTCGCTGCGACAGCTGTGGCAGAtgtcaccagcatcaacaatGCACTCCTCACGGTTACCAAGGACTTGATAGCCTTGAACTCGACcttggccaacttctcgGGTGATCTGTTTGCCGCAATCCCAATCCTTGGGGCGTCTCTCACCTTGGAAAATGCCATCAAGGCCGGAACCAAGACTGCCAATGCTTCCCAGCCTCTCAACTTTGACGATACACTCATTATCGCCCAGTCCACCGCTGATTTGGCTGAGGATGCAACTTCGTGCATCAACACACTTATCAGCGTCAAACCAAAGTTTGACAAACTCCTTGTTGTGACTCCCATTACTCTGGGGATTACAAAGGATTTGCGAAAGTTGACGGCAGCTTTTGCCACTGCAATTATTGCCAAGGTGCCAGCAAATTTTCAGGAAGTTGCCAAGCAGCTGGTTCAGGGAATTGATGACGACTTTGCTCGCGGGATCAAGGCTTACGGAGGCAAGTAG
- a CDS encoding hydrophobic surface binding protein A domain-containing protein has protein sequence MKLSVSATTLLCAISGADAYRSNRFLDARDAKAITDVFAAVQSNIDSLDQAVLAWTCNPGPVLKASYTLISTIKTGVNTVSASANLTLSESLSLLTPVQNLKTHAQTLVNDLKAKKPQIQTDFECDVVRQTISDMSTNSKGLVDATISKVPAAAQDIAKKQAQGILDVLNDAQTSFNTTNCVNA, from the coding sequence ATGAAGTTGAGCGTTTCTGCCACTACCTTACTTTGCGCCATCTCTGGTGCCGACGCCTACCGCTCCAACCGTTTTCTAGACGCCCGCGACGCAAAAGCCATCACCGATGTCTTTGCCGCAGTTCAGTCAAACATCGACAGCCTGGATCAGGCTGTCCTGGCATGGACTTGCAATCCCGGCCCAGTCCTTAAGGCCTCTTATACGCTGATTTCCACTATCAAAACTGGCGTGAATACTGTTTCCGCCAGTGCAAACCTCACTTTGTCGGAGTCTCTGTCACTTCTAACGCCTGTGCAGAATCTCAAGACTCATGCGCAAACTCTCGTCAATGATCTCAAGGCAAAGAAGCCTCAGATCCAGACGGATTTTGAATGCGACGTTGTTCGTCAAACTATTTCTGACATGTCGACCAATAGCAAGGGGcttgttgatgccaccatCTCCAAAGTCCCTGCTGCCGCTCAGGACATTGCGAAGAAGCAGGCTCAAGGGATTCTTGACGTCCTAAACGATGCCCAGACGTCGTTCAATACAACCAACTGCGTCAACGCATGA
- a CDS encoding CFEM domain-containing protein, which produces MKKFASVISLLALAGYTAAQTACLSLTSEFPPCAFTCVSSAASAVGCTNTKDLACQCNPQSSSAIQGKALNCVIACGPDAAGSALKAATDICNCVATATQPGTPSTSSTLPGSNSATTTSAKPTSSGTSSSGPGSGTTSCVHVPGTTADCGPVASKIPACAQPCFKSAAPKVHCDVTDYACQCKPDAQSSLSQMLPACIATACPLDSSTIASIKTAASSLCACATVSPSGGSCVTTATSTSGSNSTMTSASTSKPTGSGGGGATITETVQPTKTATCDGSCGGQPTGETSGTSGEQPTGTGGGPPVVTAGGATNHYDTGLMAGVAGAFWLVAVAL; this is translated from the exons atgaagaaatttgCCTCTGTTATAAGTCTATTGGCCCTTGCTGGCTACACGGCGGCTCAAACAGCTTGCCTCAGTCTGACATCTGAGTTCCCACCATGTGCC TTTACCTGTGTCAGCAGTGCTGCAAGTGCGGTCGGCTGCACCAATACGAAGGATCTGGCAT GCCAGTGTAACCCGCAATCCTCCTCTGCCATTCAAGGCAAGGCTCTAAACTGCGTAATTGCTTGCGGGCCAGACGCTGCAGGCTCAGCTCTCAAGGCTGCTACCGATATCTGCAATTG CGTCGCTACTGCAACCCAGCCTGGCACACCGTCGACTTCTAGCACTTTGCCAGGAAGCAATAGTGCCACTACTACATCTGCAAAGCCGACAAGCTCTGGAACTTCCTCCTCCGGTCCAGGCTCAGGAACCACCTCTTGTGTTCATGTTCCTGGAACTACGGCCGACTGCGGCCCTGTGGCGTCCAAGATTCCAGCTTGTGCCCAACCTTGCTTCAAGAGTGCGGCGCCAAAGGTTCACTGCGACGTCACTGACTATGCCTGTCAGTGCAAGCCTGATGCTCAGTCAAGCCTCTCACAGATGTTGCCCGCTTGTATCGCAACTGCATGCCCGCTTGACTCGAGCACAATTGCGTCGATTAAAACAGCCGCGAGCAGTTTGTGTGCCTG CGCGACTGTTTCTCCATCTGGCGGAAGCTGCGTGACAACCGCGACCTCTACGTCAGGGTCAAATTCCACCATGacttcagcttcaacttcaaagcCAACAGGGtccggcggcggcggtgcaACTATCACCGAGACGGTTCAACCAACGAAAACTGCCACCTGTGATGGTAGCTGCGGTGGTCAGCCAACTGGAGAAACAAGCGGTACGAGTGGTGAGCAACCAACAGGCACAGGAGGCGGTCCTCCTGTTGTTACTGCAGGTGGTGCTACGAATCATTACGATACCGGCCTCATGGCTGGTGTGGCCGGGGCGTTCTGGCTcgtggctgttgctttgtAA